Below is a window of Drosophila nasuta strain 15112-1781.00 chromosome X, ASM2355853v1, whole genome shotgun sequence DNA.
taattgattaagCATGcacgtggcgtatacgcaatctGCTTTCAGCGCTCTTAATTAATCAGTTAATTAGCGAGTTAATTTGGAGTCAATTTGGTGCCACATCCAGCATGGCATAATTAAGTCTTTAAGTTCTTGTCGCTCGTGTTAATGAAAACTAGTCGCAATTAGTTTTAAACGGAATTAAAAAGcacaacataaatatttatcaaatttattagCAAGTGCATAGACGCAACTTGAGtttcgccatcgtcgtcgtcgtcggcgtcttcttcttcttgtgtTTGCCTTTGGCTGCTTCTACGTTTAttttttgctcttgttgttgtacgCTTCCTTTTTCGGGGCTGCATTCTGTGCCATCTTGTTGTCCTTGCTGCACTAGCGCCGTCTCTTTCTTGCACCTTTGTCATTCCTACTCCCACTCCTCCTCcctcacacactctctctttctccctgtCTCTACGCTTTGGCTGTTGTGTGTATGTTACAAGCATTTGGAATTTTACGTTCAATTGCATTAGGAACAAAGGCTTTTTGGGGCGAGTTGTTTGCTCAGCctcagcttctgcttctgcttttgcttcagCCGCCTGCCACGTGCCacagcaattgttgttgttgtcgttgcttctgcttcatgttattgctgctgttgctgttgctgcagcttaACTTCTTTGCATAGTTATTTGTGCGCGTAGCTCATTGAAATTTTCGGTGCCGTGAACTGTGTTTGGTTTTGGGGTTTTCCCTCTGCCTcggtctttctctctctctctctctctttctctgcctgcgtgtgtgtgtgtgcgttgcttGCTTATAaccattacacacacacatccaagcacacacacgcatacgctTGTATGCATATTTCTAGGTCTTGCAATTTGTGTTGCCTACCTAAAAGGCGCACGACCAGCAGCGAGGTGAGTTCCACATCTAAACCACCGAGTATCATAACCagctcaacacacacacacataacacacgcatacacacacatacacacacctaCAACAAAGCCGCTGACAATGTGGGTTTTTTTGAAGAGATGCTGTCCGTTCGTCCTGTCCGTCCGTCCTgtcggtctgtctgtcttAATTCTTAAGATTGTATGTGTCTTTTAACTTCATcataaaagtttataaaacttttagctaaataaaaaatcatgactaaaaatatttgttttttttttttcttttaataaacGTTTTCACTTAATAGTACTAAATTAGTTTTActtgaaaaagtttttaagtATACAGTAAAACTTTTCGTCAATCATTCAATCAAACTATTCTTCATTCATGTTGTTATTATCGAACAATGTTTGATtagaaaatttcaattgaacaAAAGAGACTCATAATTTAATCAGACTGTCAATCAAACAATCAATGAATCAGACAATCAATCAACCGGACATTTAATGGTAATAATTTACTTATACTTGGGAAAGTTGTAAAGTATACAGTAAAACTGTTCATCAATCACTCAATCAAATTATGCATCAatcattttgttattatcGAACATTAGCTGAATACCAAATTGGAATTGAATACATAAATACGTGAAATTCAAGCGGACTGACAACCAAACGATTGATTGTTTGAATATAAGTGTCTGCTAGTTCATCGAAAGCTATCTATTTACAATGTAGATCAGCTAGTGGATCACACAAATTGTAAGTAGAGCACTAATCCAATTATTCAATGAGCCAATCAATTAGGCAAATAAATGCGAGTTTATCAAGCAGACAGTCAATCAATGAATAAAATTCTGTTTGCTTCTTAGGCAGTAAATCACTGGATAGTTGTCAAGTAGCTTGAAAAAATAGATCAATCAGAAAGATCAACTGTTGTCAATCAGACGACcatttgcaaataaatcaatcagAAAGACAAATTGTTGTCAATCAAACAGTtggcaaatatataaatcagaAAAACCAACTGTTGCAAATCAGAAAGTATGAATATCAGACAGGTAGAGACCGaacttaataaatttgtatcaatcaatcagtcagtaATTTAGAtcattaatcaaaaataaatataaacgcCTGCATTGATTGATCAAACAATCaataatcaattaataaataaaataagccactatttgcatttaaatgcataaataaaacaaaaaacaaagaaaaaaccaaaaaaaagtttttgaatatgaaaattttaGATTCACCTTTGACATCAATATCAAACGGCTTGCGTCTCAAATGTGatgcgatgatgatgatgatggtgtaATATGGTAATGAGATGGTAATAACATGATGAACTACTGCAAAAGCTGAGCCAACCCATCGAGCAGCGTCTGCCAGCTGAATCCCATGCGACCCTCTGTCAACTGGACGCGACAACGTTCGGGTATATGCTCGAACAATCGCTTAAATGGGCCATAACGCTCCAGGCACTTGGCATCGCCGAGCAGTAAAAGTTTGTGCTTGGCACGAGTGATCGCAACCGTAAGACGGCGCTGATCCTCAAGGATTTCAGCCTCACGCGACCTCTCCATGTCCTGGCCCGTGGCCATGGGTCCCGTTTTGCTGCAGCTATAAATGATGAGGTCTTTGTCGCGTCCCTGATACTGATCCACCGTATTGAACTCGACATCGATGAGGCGGGGACTCAGTTTGCGCAGTAGCTCCACTTGAGCCCGATACGGCGCAATGACGCCAATTCGTGACGGCTCAAAGCCAGCGTCAagcagctgccgcagcagATGCAACACAATCGCTGCCTCGCAATAGTTGGTGTACTTTGGCGCACGACGCGCACGCTTAGGAGATGAAGAAGTGGGAGCGAGAGCGGGAGCAGCTTCGCCATAGCTCAGTTCAATGCTGGCGCTGGTCGCCTCCAGTTGCTGCGATCGCTCACTGAATTGTTGACAGCGTTGCGAGCAATCACCGGTGTCCAGCAGCAACACCGCCTGCTCCAGATGCGTTTGCAGCGCTCGCTGCGTCCACAGTCCCGCCTCACGCTTGagcggctgcagctgcagcttggCATTGGCCACTTGCTCGTCGGCACACTGCAACGCCTCGCCATAGGTCAGTTGGTTGGCCAGTCGTGTGATGCTGCGATTCATGCGATACTGCAGCGTCAACACAGCTGTCGCCTGTTCGCAGTCCAATCGCTGAAACATCGTTTCATCGGCGCCACGCGAACGCGCCTCACGACTGCGCACAAGTGGCGGCAACTGCTCCGGATCACCCACGAGTATGAACTTACTGCAGTGACTTAGGGCACGCAACACTGTCGGCTGCAGCACTTGAGTGGCCTCATCGACAATGCAGTAATCGAAGCGACGCTGCTGAAAGAGCGCATGACCGGCGCCCAAACACGTGACGCCCACAATGCTGGGACGCTGTAGAGCCGCTGTTAATTCCTCCAGCGTCTGACAGTCGGCGGTTAAATGCGCTTCGCTAATCTCCTGCAGCTGCGGATGAATGCGCTGACTGCTGCCCAAccgcagcagcggcaacttGTGCGGCAGCAGACGCAACAATAGATTATCCACTGCCGAATGCGTTTGAGCGGTGATCAACACACTGCGCTGCATCAAATGCAACAGACGCACAATCGCAACCAAGGTTTGGGTTTTTCCCGTCCCCGGCAAACCCTTGATCAGCAGATGTGTGCTGGTGGTCAGCGCTCGCAGTGCTGCCGCCTGTTGCACCTTGTTCAGTGGACGCAGCATGGGACCGCCTTGGCTGCCAATGATGCGCGGCAGCAGTTTGTGCTGCGTCGGCGGCTGCTTGGCCACCACAATGCTGCGCAGCTCCGCGGCGCGTTCGTTGTCCTCCAGCAGCAAGGCCAAATTCGTGTAATTGAAACTGACGAAACTCTGCGATTCGTGTTTGTCCACCACAAAGGTTTCGCCCGCATATCGCTGGCTCAAATCACGCTCCAGTTGCAGTGTGATGCTGCGTGGCATCAGCGCCATAATGTATCCCGCTGCAATGGCCAAACGCTGGCGTGAGCTGCAGCTAACTGTGACGTATTCACCCAGCTCAAACTGCAAacagagggaaagagagagagagcgagaggagTTTCATTGAATGACTAGAAAGTGAGAAAGTGAATTACTCACGCCACTCAGCGTTAGATTGAGTTCTGATTGCGCtgacaactgcaactgctgttCGTAGCGTCCATTGTGACAGCTGCCGCTACTCTTTATCTTCTGATCCGCCGCCAACTGCAGCTCACAGATCGCACGTCCCTGTTGCTGTCGCCGCATCGCCGTCTCCGTCCACAGCGAACGCAACTGCGAGCcttgacgctgctgctgctcctcgaGCGCCAAAAGACCGCACCAGTGCAGCACATACTCGTGATCCGGGAGCGTCAAGTgcgccagctgctgctccatCTGGCGACGCAGCGGATGCGTGTTGCTCAACTCCAGCTGGGCATCGGTGCTGGCAAAGCTGCAGCAGAGCGTCGCGTATGCGCAATTGCCGCAGGCGCTGTGATGTGAAATTGGTTCGGGCAGCTGAAACGGTTGCAGCAGCTTCCCGGGCTGCTCTGGCGATACGCTGAGTGCTTCACCCATCACTGGCAGCTGCACTTCGCGGCTCAGGAAGTGTGCCAGCTCATTGCGTAACAGCACCAAATCCCGCTGCTCGTTGCGTCCGTCGCGCACCTCACGCATAATTCCTTCGcgcaaatacaacaacagaCCCGAGTGCGTGTCCTGGCCCAACGCTGTGTGCATCAGCTGGTAGAGCAACAGCTGTCCCTTGTGCTCCATGGAGAAGCTGGCGCGGCCCGTCTTCAGCTCCAGCGGTATGGGCTGCTTTTGACGGCGCACACGCACCGAGACATCCACCTTGCCCTTGAGGCCCAGCTGCGGCACCCAAAGATTCTCCTCGATGTCATGGATCTCCTCAATGCGATCCTTGTACATCTCTGGAGGCAACGATGTTGTCGACTGCACGCCATCAATATATTGGGCTACAAAGGCCACAATGGGCTCCACAAACTTGTGCAGTTGCAGCTCAATCTCCGCCTGACTCAATTGGCTGCCATAGAGCAGCTGGGCCAAGGAAGTGCTCTCAAGCAGTTGCTGGAGTGCAGCAAGCACTTGTTGGTGGCTACGCAGGCGCTGAGCGAGCACCGTTTGCAGCAGCTCGTGCACCAGCGTGCCCACAATCATCTGCCAGCAAACGGGGGgaaaacattaaacattaaaaggATTCAGTGGCTATTCTCTTGAAGCACTTACCACCGCATTGGCGCCGTCGACGCCACGAAAACGATCCTGGAGCACAGCCTTGCGACGGCAGAAGAGCGAACCCGTCACCGTTGTGCTCGAGATGAGCATATCCGGCTGGATGACGCAGTAGCCTGACTCCTTGTTGACCACATAGCTACTTAACGATGGTTGCCACTGCGCCTGCACTGAGACCACATCGCCCGGTTCGATGGGCGTCATATGCCATGGCGCTTGCAGCTGGCAATCAGCTGTGGCAGGTGGATCTTCTGCAGCGGAGTCTGCGCTGTTTAAATGCAACAGCAGATTGTATGTCTTGGGCAAACGTTCGACGCTCTTGACCACACAACGCTGCCAGCGGGTGAGATCGAGTTTGCTTGCTGTTACAGCCGCATCGAGTGCACATAAATCGAaatcgttgtcgtcgtctaGCAGAAATCCATAATTTTCCTGATCCTGCGGCTCCGAAGTTGTCTCTTTTTTGTACATCGAGATTCAGTTGTGGTTTATACTTTTTGCATGTTGCATTCACATTATCCGCTTTGCTGGGCGACAGCACACGTTTCGCTGACTGCATAATTGCATTTGTTATCACTTTTTCGCGTTAATTATTATCACTTAATGTTTTACCGAACACTCTCATAAAATCGCGCCAAAAAAACTAACTGTTCgccagtgtgtacacactgttTCACAGTAGCATGAGCATCTTGCGCATGAGCAGTCAGCTGataacagcaaataaaataaaaatgtttaatattgtaaataaccgcttaattatattaatttatgtgaaattataaactaatattcaaataatcgAACAACGTGTACACACTGTTTGAGAAACGATCGAAAAGCCAGCTGACTGCGTAATCGATAGCAAGCTATTTCGATTGTCagcaatttgaaatgaaaaataattgtagCTGACTTTTAGGGCACACCTCGTATgccaaaagaaatatatgCTAGCTTATGCAtctacatatgtgtatgtgtgtatgttttcaTGTTGCCGCCTGCACTTTTTGCTTATTTGTGTACTTTTGCATTGCCTTTTCGGTTTGCCTTCAGACTTTGGCTACGGCGTCACTTTGCTTTGCGActacgttgttgttgttattgctgctgctcttgtttgCCTGTTATTGATGCCTGCCTCCCATTCTGCATGTTCATGtgcatgtgcgtgtgtttgtgcttgtgTGCATTTCTTGGCTTTTTATGCCACACTCGCATtcacttttatattttgtcaaTTTCACAGTGgactgtgtgtatgtattggtgagtgtgtgtgtgtttgctctcCTGACAAATGGTTTGTTTTTTCCTGCTGCTGTCCACATTGTATGCTATGCTCTGAGTAGTGGCCACTCTTTTAGTtgctatctcgctctctcgcacACGCCGTCTTTCCTTGTTCTTTGCATACGATCAATTTGCAAGGCTCTGACTGCCAATTAAACGAAATCCATTGCCTACTTTTCGGCGGCAGCGAGAAAAACAGTGTTGCTGTGCGCCTGGTGAAAAGGTGCTTACGCTCAGCACTTGCTCTCACTCGCACTTGCaggcagacacacacacacacaaacactcgcATGCAAATGCATGCATGTGTGGGTGTATATAAAAGTCAATTTGCGCAGATCTGCCGTCAATGGCTCGCAACGTAGGCTGCAAAAAAACCAACAGCAGCCACCAAAAACCTGCCAAACCAAACCAAGTGTTGCAACTCCTCCCCCTGCCCCCTGCCTTCTCCACCTTCCTCCACCATCACCTGCTGTTTGCGCACTTTAACTGTTTTCACTGTCTGTCTGCAGTCGCTGCCCTCAACCTACGCCCCCCTTCCCCCCTTCCAACCACCTCTTTCGCCTCTTCGCAGCCCATTCAGCGGGCTGAGGCTCTTCAAAGGCCACCCTCGCCCCTCCCTTGCCCAccctcgctcgctctcttgtttgtttgaagttgcttttttttgtgtttttgtgtgtgtgtgtttttttcgtGTGCCTCTTAAGTGGCAACTACTTTGCACCTCAGCcgttcacacacacgcacaccaatacgcatatgtatgtgtatgtgtgtgtgtgtgtgtgtgtgtgtgtcaggcAATTGAAGTGCTGCTGTGTTTGCGGCCTTgagccttttttttttctttgcaccTTGGCATAGATGTTGCAGCTAactgcctgtgtgtgtgtgtgtgtgtgtgttgcgtgtgtgtgttgcgtgtgcgtgtgtattaGTTGGCcccacgctgcgtatacgcaatttatATAATCAGCCAGCAAAAAGTGCGGCGCAAACTCATTTGCTTAGCAAACGTGACGAGCTGACCAAATCCTACCCCCTCCCCGCCAACCCCACCTACTCTCTGCTCCACACCACGAGCCTTTTAAAAACCTAACCTacccctccccttcccccacCCGTTCTCATTGCTATTTGCTCCGCAATTGTTGGTTGCAATTATCAGCGCAGCTAAACCAATTTTATATGAATTGTGGCGccaaatacaaacaacaacaacgaattaGAAAGTATGCAGTAATCGACTAGCGAATACCCGTCAATTATTTGATGCCActcatttttgttattgatttaGTAAATCttcatttttgatttcaaatttatttgacgattctgctgctgcaattctgttacacacacaaatcttCGCTGGCCACTAAATTGATATACCCCTCTTCGAGCAATTTTGCCGGGTATTTGCATTTTGGGCTCATAATTTATACTGCTTATGCGAGCTGCATgtgcttctgtgtgtgtgtttgtgtgtgtgtgtgt
It encodes the following:
- the LOC132796772 gene encoding DNA replication ATP-dependent helicase/nuclease DNA2, producing the protein MYKKETTSEPQDQENYGFLLDDDNDFDLCALDAAVTASKLDLTRWQRCVVKSVERLPKTYNLLLHLNSADSAAEDPPATADCQLQAPWHMTPIEPGDVVSVQAQWQPSLSSYVVNKESGYCVIQPDMLISSTTVTGSLFCRRKAVLQDRFRGVDGANAVMIVGTLVHELLQTVLAQRLRSHQQVLAALQQLLESTSLAQLLYGSQLSQAEIELQLHKFVEPIVAFVAQYIDGVQSTTSLPPEMYKDRIEEIHDIEENLWVPQLGLKGKVDVSVRVRRQKQPIPLELKTGRASFSMEHKGQLLLYQLMHTALGQDTHSGLLLYLREGIMREVRDGRNEQRDLVLLRNELAHFLSREVQLPVMGEALSVSPEQPGKLLQPFQLPEPISHHSACGNCAYATLCCSFASTDAQLELSNTHPLRRQMEQQLAHLTLPDHEYVLHWCGLLALEEQQQRQGSQLRSLWTETAMRRQQQGRAICELQLAADQKIKSSGSCHNGRYEQQLQLSAQSELNLTLSGFELGEYVTVSCSSRQRLAIAAGYIMALMPRSITLQLERDLSQRYAGETFVVDKHESQSFVSFNYTNLALLLEDNERAAELRSIVVAKQPPTQHKLLPRIIGSQGGPMLRPLNKVQQAAALRALTTSTHLLIKGLPGTGKTQTLVAIVRLLHLMQRSVLITAQTHSAVDNLLLRLLPHKLPLLRLGSSQRIHPQLQEISEAHLTADCQTLEELTAALQRPSIVGVTCLGAGHALFQQRRFDYCIVDEATQVLQPTVLRALSHCSKFILVGDPEQLPPLVRSREARSRGADETMFQRLDCEQATAVLTLQYRMNRSITRLANQLTYGEALQCADEQVANAKLQLQPLKREAGLWTQRALQTHLEQAVLLLDTGDCSQRCQQFSERSQQLEATSASIELSYGEAAPALAPTSSSPKRARRAPKYTNYCEAAIVLHLLRQLLDAGFEPSRIGVIAPYRAQVELLRKLSPRLIDVEFNTVDQYQGRDKDLIIYSCSKTGPMATGQDMERSREAEILEDQRRLTVAITRAKHKLLLLGDAKCLERYGPFKRLFEHIPERCRVQLTEGRMGFSWQTLLDGLAQLLQ